A window of Cryptomeria japonica chromosome 3, Sugi_1.0, whole genome shotgun sequence contains these coding sequences:
- the LOC131032323 gene encoding protein NRT1/ PTR FAMILY 6.4: MEEEQNLSKFASGGVLDKKGNPADKSKTGGWTAAAIILGAELSERMCVIGIASNLVTYLVGKLHLSNADAANIVTNFMGTLYLLCLFGGFIADSLLGRFKTIAIFGTIQALGVGLLAFSTSLPSLQPPACTDNHQSCIQASGKMMAFLYASLYITAFGVGGVKSNVSGFGSDQFDNEDPKEQRKMIYFFNRFYFCISIGSLFAVTVLVYIQDNIGRGWGYGIPAGSMILAVALLLGGSYLYRFRKPVGSPLTQIARVLVAAWRNRRMSLPPDPSLLNQDGYGNAIDPTKRRILHTNQFPCLDKAAILDPNMVQSSKSSPWKLATVTRVEEVKMVLRLLPIWSSCIMFWTVYSQMTTFSVEQADTMDRRIGSFKIPAASLQIFLVGSIMLFTTLSEKAIVPYLRRLTGNVHGITSLQRISVGLVLSIVAMLAAALVEKKRLDTAKEHGLSQNQNATVPVSVYWLVPQFFLVGAGEAFAYVGQLEFFIKESPVTMKSMSTGLFLSTLSLGFYWSSLLVTMVNKVTKHGKNRGWLPSNLNSGRLDYFYWLLAVLSVINLVIFFFFARWYKYKEEWGSNEEDENSTNMKELNTNLEKTKTEELEVYVDV; the protein is encoded by the exons ATG GAAGAAGAACAAAATTTATCAAAGTTTGCCAGTGGGGGAGTGCTGGACAAGAAAGGAAATCCAGCAGACAAGTCTAAGACTGGTGGATGGACTGCAGCTGCCATTATTTTAG GGGCGGAACTTTCAGAAAGAATGTGTGTCATAGGCATAGCATCAAACTTGGTTACTTACTTGGTTGGGAAGTTGCATCTTTCAAATGCAGACGCAGCAAATATTGTCACTAATTTTATGGGAACTCTGTATCTGTTGTGCTTATTTGGGGGATTTATAGCAGACTCCCTGCTTGGCCGTTTCAAGACAATTGCAATATTTGGCACAATTCAAGCTCTG GGAGTTGGTTTACTGGCCTTTTCGACCTCACTGCCAAGTTTGCAGCCTCCAGCATGCACAGATAACCACCAGTCTTGTATTCAAGCGAGTGGGAAAATGATGGCCTTTCTCTATGCCTCTCTTTACATCACTGCTTTTGGTGTAGGAGGGGTAAAATCCAACGTTTCAGGATTTGGGTCAGACCAGTTTGACAATGAGGATCCCAAGGAGCAGAGAAAAATGATCTATTTCTTCAACAGATTCTATTTCTGCATCAGCATTGGCTCCTTATTTGCAGTCACAGTGTTAGTGTACATACAGGACAATATAGGAAGGGGATGGGGCTATGGAATCCCTGCAGGTAGCATGATTTTGGCAGTGGCACTATTACTTGGAGGCTCATATCTATATAGATTCAGAAAACCTGTAGGAAGCCCTCTTACACAAATAGCCCGAGTCCTTGTTGCAGCATGGAGAAATAGGAGAATGAGTTTGCCTCCTGACCCAAGTCTCCTCAACCAGGATGGATATGGCAACGCCATAGATCCTACCAAAAGAAGAATCCTTCACACCAACCAATTCCC GTGCCTAGACAAGGCCGCCATATTGGATCCAAACATGGTCCAAAGTTCTAAAAGTAGCCCATGGAAGCTGGCCACTGTAACTCGGGTGGAAGAAGTCAAGATGGTACTCAGACTGCTGCCTATTTGGTCTAGTTGCATCATGTTCTGGACAGTCTACTCCCAGATGACAACATTCTCAGTAGAGCAAGCCGATACCATGGACAGAAGAATCGGATCCTTCAAGATTCCAGCAGCTTCCTTGCAAATATTTTTGGTAGGAAGCATTATGCTCTTCACAACTTTAAGTGAAAAGGCCATCGTTCCCTACTTGAGGCGCTTGACAggaaatgtgcatggaatcaccAGCCTTCAGAGGATATCTGTGGGTCTGGTTTTATCAATCGTTGCCATGTTGGCAGCTGCTTTAG TGGAGAAGAAACGCCTGGATACAGCAAAAGAACATGGACTGAGCCAAAATCAAAATGCTACTGTTCCGGTCAGTGTGTATTGGCTAGTCCCACAGTTTTTCCTGGTGGGTGCAGGGGAAGCCTTTGCCTATGTTGGTCAGCTTGAATTCTTCATCAAGGAATCCCCAGTGACTATGAAATCAATGAGCACAGGCCTTTTTCTAAGCACACTTTCTCTGGGCTTCTACTGGAGCAGCCTCTTGGTTACCATGGTCAATAAGGTCACCAAACATGGGAAGAACAGGGGTTGGCTTCCAAGCAACCTGAACAGTGGAAGATTAGATTACTTCTATTGGCTTCTTGCAGTTTTGAGTGTCATCAACCTTGTGATATTCTTCTTTTTTGCCCGCTGGTATAAGTACAAAGAGGAATGGGGAAGCAATGAAGAGGATGAGAACTCCACCAATATGAAGGAACTGAACACAAATCTAGAGAAAACAAAAACTGAAGAGCTTGAAGTATACGTGGATGTTTGA